The following coding sequences are from one Candidatus Brocadiaceae bacterium window:
- a CDS encoding PQQ-binding-like beta-propeller repeat protein → MVLTGAMGLDGLLPLGVVPVLVGPLQALMAILPGILVALGTTLLALLRPSAIKRFLQLLWAQKFACLGIGLGIWGLVYFWGDVFPGAAADVGAAVSGADWPMWRGGAQRRGAVLGEAEDPAHGNVVWRFFRGDVKSYYSSPTVVGNRVYATSARPGVFATEGAINCLDAETGELAWEFTAEGYRATFSSPAVLGRYLVVGEGLHLTSDARVFCLDLDQSNARGRAVKLWSYRTASHVESSPCIADGKVFIGAGDDGLYCFDLEGDGSGEGVVLWHLKGEDYPDCETSPVYEDGRVYFGLGIGGQAVVCVDADTGRELWRVETPCPVFSSPTVAGGKLFVGMGHGDFINTAEAVREIRRAALIRQGASPEEADAAVAHIRKGGQVWCIDLATQEVEWPFDTERTVLGTIAEADGRLYFGSRDGHAYCVDAATGGAVGRPFDAHSPITGSVAVGRKLLYAVTEAGVLYGLDRERMTSVWKVSLGSPSSSSPVLARGHVYVGTTNNGLMCVGRPGAEVKPPIWAGELGGPGRSGWTDDSVITAAGAFAWTGYVGEDGEVARSLESRTPVAGLPGACYVGLTDGGQHGLARFDYGEDPGGRPTRAWFAPAANAVVVSAAATADRVFFVDGEPGDQGRALHCLNAETGTELWARPVSGDASGRFFITPDRLFIADVAEGLSCLSISSDGTPPGLWSVRAGPVVGLPFLLDDLLFVAASAPGSVLALDALSGERLWTQSLETPPRTGPVFAAGRVWVGLEDGLAGLDPTGDSQALRVPCGAVSARLAFNDVRLACVTDDGRIHLVDPYQGEVLAGVEGALAGLPPVLTHDELLYFTADDLRRWNLNAPQAGSERWSLTRWMGDVLAPAVVIESHVLFPTLRRGLVCLKPEAQE, encoded by the coding sequence CGATCCTGCCCGGCATCCTGGTGGCGCTGGGCACGACGCTGCTGGCGCTGCTGCGGCCGTCGGCCATCAAGCGGTTCCTCCAGTTGCTCTGGGCGCAGAAGTTCGCCTGCCTGGGCATCGGGCTGGGCATCTGGGGGCTGGTGTACTTCTGGGGGGACGTCTTCCCGGGCGCAGCGGCCGACGTGGGGGCCGCCGTGTCCGGTGCCGACTGGCCCATGTGGCGGGGGGGCGCGCAGCGCCGCGGCGCCGTGCTCGGCGAGGCCGAGGATCCCGCCCACGGCAACGTGGTCTGGCGGTTCTTCCGGGGCGACGTCAAGTCCTACTACTCCTCCCCGACGGTCGTCGGCAACCGCGTCTACGCGACCAGCGCCCGGCCCGGGGTCTTCGCGACCGAGGGTGCGATCAACTGCCTGGACGCCGAGACGGGCGAACTGGCCTGGGAGTTCACGGCCGAGGGCTACCGCGCGACGTTCAGCTCGCCGGCCGTCCTGGGCCGGTACCTCGTCGTGGGGGAGGGCCTCCACCTCACCAGCGACGCCCGCGTCTTCTGCCTGGACCTGGACCAGAGCAATGCGCGCGGACGGGCCGTCAAGCTGTGGAGCTACCGCACGGCCAGCCACGTCGAGTCCTCGCCCTGCATCGCCGACGGCAAGGTGTTCATCGGCGCGGGCGACGACGGGCTGTACTGCTTCGACCTGGAGGGCGACGGGTCCGGCGAGGGCGTCGTGCTCTGGCACCTGAAGGGCGAGGATTACCCCGATTGTGAGACCTCACCCGTCTACGAAGACGGCCGGGTCTACTTCGGGCTCGGCATCGGCGGGCAGGCCGTCGTCTGCGTCGACGCCGACACGGGCCGGGAGCTGTGGCGGGTCGAGACGCCGTGTCCGGTCTTCTCCAGTCCGACGGTCGCCGGCGGGAAGCTGTTCGTCGGCATGGGGCACGGGGACTTCATCAACACGGCCGAGGCCGTGCGGGAGATCCGGCGCGCCGCGCTCATCCGCCAGGGCGCCTCGCCCGAGGAGGCCGACGCCGCCGTGGCACACATCCGCAAGGGCGGGCAGGTCTGGTGCATCGACCTGGCCACACAGGAGGTGGAATGGCCGTTCGACACGGAGCGGACCGTCCTGGGCACGATCGCCGAGGCCGACGGCCGGCTCTACTTCGGCTCGCGCGACGGCCACGCCTACTGCGTGGATGCCGCCACGGGCGGGGCGGTGGGGCGGCCGTTCGACGCGCATTCCCCCATCACCGGCTCGGTCGCCGTCGGGCGCAAGCTCCTCTACGCCGTCACCGAGGCCGGCGTCCTGTACGGGCTGGACCGGGAGCGGATGACGTCCGTCTGGAAGGTCTCGCTCGGCTCGCCGTCCAGCAGCTCGCCCGTGCTGGCGCGCGGCCACGTCTACGTCGGGACGACCAACAACGGGCTGATGTGCGTCGGCCGTCCGGGCGCCGAGGTCAAGCCGCCCATCTGGGCGGGCGAACTGGGCGGGCCGGGCCGTTCGGGCTGGACCGACGACAGCGTCATCACGGCCGCCGGGGCCTTTGCCTGGACCGGCTACGTGGGCGAGGACGGCGAGGTGGCGCGGTCCCTGGAGAGCCGCACGCCGGTGGCCGGGCTGCCGGGCGCCTGCTACGTGGGCCTGACCGACGGCGGGCAGCACGGCCTGGCCCGGTTCGACTACGGGGAGGACCCCGGCGGCCGCCCCACGCGCGCGTGGTTCGCGCCGGCGGCCAACGCCGTTGTCGTCTCGGCCGCCGCGACGGCCGATCGGGTGTTCTTCGTCGACGGCGAGCCCGGCGACCAGGGGCGCGCGCTCCACTGCCTGAACGCTGAGACGGGGACCGAACTCTGGGCGCGGCCCGTCAGCGGCGACGCGTCCGGCCGTTTCTTCATCACACCGGACCGGCTTTTCATCGCGGACGTCGCCGAGGGCCTCTCCTGCCTGTCGATCTCCTCGGACGGCACGCCGCCGGGGCTCTGGAGCGTCCGCGCGGGCCCTGTCGTCGGCCTGCCGTTCCTGCTCGACGACCTCCTGTTCGTGGCGGCATCGGCGCCGGGCAGCGTCCTGGCGCTGGATGCCCTGAGCGGCGAACGGCTCTGGACGCAGTCGTTGGAGACTCCGCCCCGCACCGGGCCGGTCTTCGCGGCCGGACGGGTCTGGGTCGGGCTCGAGGACGGTCTGGCCGGCCTGGATCCGACGGGCGACTCGCAGGCGCTGCGGGTGCCGTGCGGCGCGGTCTCCGCCCGGCTGGCGTTCAACGACGTCCGGCTGGCGTGCGTGACCGACGACGGCCGCATCCATCTGGTGGATCCGTACCAGGGCGAGGTGTTGGCGGGCGTCGAGGGCGCACTGGCCGGGCTGCCGCCCGTGCTGACGCATGACGAACTGCTGTATTTCACCGCGGACGACCTGCGGCGCTGGAATCTGAACGCCCCGCAGGCCGGCAGCGAACGCTGGTCATTGACGCGGTGGATGGGCGACGTGCTGGCCCCCGCCGTGGTGATCGAGTCGCACGTGCTGTTCCCGACGCTGCGGCGCGGGCTCGTCTGCCTGAAACCTGAGGCGCAAGAGTGA